The following proteins are co-located in the Schistocerca nitens isolate TAMUIC-IGC-003100 chromosome 2, iqSchNite1.1, whole genome shotgun sequence genome:
- the LOC126235502 gene encoding uncharacterized protein LOC126235502, which produces MPVPQDQYFPPPMEPSFTSPQPVDYHSDKGVLGHNEPTKGADLDSSMEIAPASQPVPPVTSNYPRDTLLPLEYPLSDFTTDDGVYYPLGYTLPSTLAAVPPLHYTANNPPPAPLTDPYFLPQALETYSPVQYLMADNTFTAAPYPYAYDIPSVGYPLSDFTTDDSIYYPPDYTLSSVPTAGSPLGYASDYPLPPPLTVPHFLPHFREGYSPVEYLVTDNPFTAAPYPYGYNTPSSGPVSYPGDYFVPYLYPDSFWYPFDVTLPPSFPETHILSPFLENQTPVEHILPVHATVNADTYPSEYHIPLLPAESSQLGYPGNYLPPLSSLVTHTPTSLFDEYGPKENLPGGYESSSALPYMTENEILPYPAGAFNPFGYQGSYSEQLLSPAENLIQPSVFTDYQFPVLPDATSLQNTFGVFNFAPVEKPPPETHTPFGQPVPLTLYPSTFTPPLAPTSDLPPILNALYPQDFSEVGVAPLYSDRLMANPPTYPTGSILLSTDDSKPWTGLPSPFGQFLPPASYPPMFTPALPLPPFGENSFATLLPKEYSIPVENDYFHNTSPQGTNSMQFLPATFPSPFSVSPFSSTLPEPDLGLLPPISDLPPVLNALYPQYFSSVDQTPPYSDRLMANPPTDPTKSTLLSSDAKILSDENLYTPPSEPCTSETYNTGCHSSPPVVLLLTCDGPSTVMSDVMSLLGNQRSWILYHPGTQDLPLNTLLDSNPSSDSFQEILLKPLEDTPPETRVFPNVHLDWSSPPEISKFSRSSSGSYPWNYII; this is translated from the coding sequence ATGCCAGTTCCACAAGACCAGTACTTTCCACCACCAATGGAGCCTTCATTTACATCCCCACAACCTGTAGATTACCATTCTGATAAAGGTGTGCTTGGACACAACGAACCCACAAAAGGTGCCGATCTGGATTCATCTATGGAAATTGCGCCTGCTTCTCAACCAGTGCCACCAGTCACATCAAATTACCCTAGAGACACCCTCCTACCACTTGAATACCCATTGTCGGATTTCACAACTGATGATGGCGTTTACTATCCGTTGGGCTATACCCTTCCTTCTACACTAGCTGCAGTACCTCCACTACACTATACGGCAAATAACCCTCCACCAGCCCCTCTTACAGATCCATACTTTCTTCCTCAGGCTCTTGAAACATATTCACCTGTTCAGTATCTTATGGCTGATAACACATTTACAGCTGCTCCATACCCATACGCCTACGACATTCCTTCTGTAGGATACCCCTTGTCAGACTTCACAACTGATGATAGCATTTACTATCCGCCTGACTATACTCTTTCTTCCGTGCCAACCGCAGGATCTCCTCTAGGTTATGCTTCAGACTACCCCCTACCTCCTCCACTCACTGTACCTCATTTTCTTCCTCATTTTCGAGAAGGATATTCACCTGTAGAATATTTAGTGACTGATAACCCATTTACAGCTGCTCCATACCCATATGGCTACAACACACCCAGTTCAGGTCCAGTAAGTTATCCTGGAGATTACTTTGTACCATATCTGTACCCTGACAGCTTTTGGTATCCGTTCGATGTCACACTACCACCATCTTTCCCTGAAACACACATTCTATCTCCGTTTCTTGAAAACCAAACGCCTGTAGAGCATATACTGCCTGTTCACGCTACTGTGAATGCTGATACATACCCATCTGAGTACCACATTCCTCTTCTTCCAGCTGAATCATCTCAGTTAGGATATCCTGGAAACTACCTCCCACCACTTTCGTCTCTTGTAACACATACTCCTACCTCTCTCTTCGATGAGTATGGGCCAAAAGAAAATCTACCGGGTGGTTATGAAtcttcaagtgctctaccatacatGACTGAAAATGAAATACTTCCTTATCCAGCAGGGGCATTTAATCCATTTGGGTATCAAGGAAGCTATTCTGAACAGCTCTTATCGCCAGCAGAAAATCTAATACAACCGTCTGTATTTACAGACTACCAGTTTCCAGTACTTCCAGACGCCACAAGCTTACAAAACACATTTGGAGTCTTCAACTTTGCACCTGTTGAAAAGCCTCCACCTGAGACTCATACTCCCTTTGGCCAACCTGTACCTCTTACATTATATCCATCTACGTTTACTCCACCATTGGCACCTACATCAGATTTGCCACCAATTTTAAATGCACTGTACCCTCAAGATTTTTCAGAGGTAGGGGTAGCTCCCCTATATTCTGACAGGCTTATGGCAAATCCTCCAACCTACCCCACAGGAAGCATATTGTTGTCTACAGATGACAGTAAACCGTGGACTGGACTTCCTTCCCCCTTTGGCCAATTTCTACCTCCGGCATCATATCCACCTATGTTTACTCCAGCACTGCCGCTTCCTCCATTTGGAGAAAACAGTTTCGCAACCCTTCTACCAAAAGAGTACTCGATACCTGTTGAGAATGATTACTTCCACAACACAAGCCCTCAAGGAACTAATTCGATGCAGTTCCTTCCAGCAACGTTCCCTTCTCCATTCAGTGTTTCTCCTTTCTCATCTACACTACCTGAGCCAGATTTAGGTCTGCTACCTCCTATATCAGATTTGCCACCAGTCTTAAATGCACTgtatcctcaatatttttcatcggTAGATCAAACTCCCCCATATTCTGACAGGCTTATGGCAAATCCTCCAACCGACCCCACAAAAAGTACGTTGCTATCATCAGATGCAAAGATTTTATCAGATGAGAACTTATACACACCACCTTCTGAACCATGTACATCGGAAACTTACAATACAGGATGCCATTCATCGCCACCTGTGGTACTATTGTTGACTTGTGATGGTCCTTCTACAGTGATGTCAGATGTAATGAGTTTACTTGGGAATCAAAGATCCTGGATTCTATACCACCCAGGAACTCAAGACTTACCGCTAAATACCCTTTTAGACTCGAATCCCAGCTCAGATTCCTTCCAAGAGATACTGTTGAAGCCACTGGAAGATACTCCACCAGAAACTCGGGTATTCCCAAATGTACATTTAGATTGGAGCTCACCTCCTGAAATATCCAAGTTCTCCCGGTCATCATCTGGATCTTATCCGTGGAATTACATTATCTAA